The following proteins are encoded in a genomic region of Musa acuminata AAA Group cultivar baxijiao chromosome BXJ2-11, Cavendish_Baxijiao_AAA, whole genome shotgun sequence:
- the LOC135587008 gene encoding LOW QUALITY PROTEIN: uncharacterized protein LOC135587008 (The sequence of the model RefSeq protein was modified relative to this genomic sequence to represent the inferred CDS: deleted 4 bases in 2 codons), which produces MREGRPAWLLIPGVALLLFLSSLEEGSGQLTEPSFSRADFPLDFDFGAGTSSYQVEGAVSEDGRKPSIWDTYTHAGRMLDKSTGDVASDGYHKYKEDVKLMAETGLDSYRFSISWSRLIPNGRGAVNPKGLQFYNNLIDELVKYGIKPHVSLYHLDHPQALEDKYSGWLSPKMVDDFTAFADVCFKNFGDRVPRWTTIVEPNIMSLGAYDMGTLPPNRCSYPFGINCTVGNSTTEPYIAIHNVLLAHASIVKLYKSKYQVSHLPSSLCIIHYFTTSTLILYIPFIQVEQNGWIGINVYTFWYYPFTNSSADIEATQRILEFYVGWILNPLVFGDYPEVMKKFVGSRLPSFTKSQSEQIKGLFDFIGVNHYSSIYVKDNINASEMGLRDFVMDSLALVTSSRNATPGQYDPMAPSTFDPRGLQYMLEYLRDAYGNPPLFVEENGYGIGRRESDDLNDTDRINYLNGFIGSTLDAIRNGANVKGYFVWSFIDVFEFLTGYQSRCGLYHVDFDDKNRKRKPKLSAGWYSKLLERKDGMKLNKTAMDTEYHARCPLPPPPPPHLRALRRLEREEMREGLLILGVVLLLFLSSLAEGSGQLTEPSFSRADFPSDFIFGAGTSSYQVEGAVSEDGRKPSIWDTFTHAGRMLDKSTGDVASDGYHKYKEDVKLMAETGLDSYRFSISWSRLIPNGRGAVNPKGLQFYNNLIDELVKYGIKPHVSLYHLDHPQALEDEYSGWLSPKMVDDFTAFADVCFKNFGDRVPRWTTVVEPNIMSLGAYDVGILPPNRCSYPFGINCTIGNSTTEPYIVVHNVLLAHASIVKLYKSKYQVSHLPFSLCVPPFDYINVDFIQAEQNGFIGINVYTFWYYPLTNSSADIEATQRMLEFYVGWILNPLVFGDYPEVMKKIVGSRLPSFTKSQSKQIKGLFDFIGVNHYSSVYVKDNINASEMGLRDFAMDSLALMITSRNETPGQYDPTAPSSFDPQGLQYMLEYLRDAYGNPPLFVEENGYGIGRRESGLNDTDRINYLNGFIGSMLDAIRNGANVKGYFVWSFIDVFEFLTGYQSRLGLYHVDFDDENRKRKPKLSAGWYSKLLERKDGMKLNKTAMDTEYHARW; this is translated from the exons ATGAGGGAAGGGAGACCAGCCTGGTTGCTCATCCCAGGAGTGGCACTCCTGCTGTTTTTGTCTTCGTTAGAAGAGGGTTCGGGGCAGCTGACGGAGCCCAGCTTCAGCAGAGCTGACTTCCCTTTAGACTTCGACTTCGGAGCTGGGACGTCGTCTTATCAG GTGGAGGGAGCAGTATCTGAGGATGGAAGAAAACCAAGCATTTGGGATACCTATACTCATGCAG GGCGAATGCTGGACAAGAGCACAGGAGATGTGGCTTCCGATGGCTACCACAAATACAAG GAAGATGTCAAGCTGATGGCTGAAACAGGACTGGACTCCTACAGATTCTCCATCTCTTGGTCCAGGCTTATCCCAA ATGGTAGAGGAGCTGTTAATCCTAAAGGCTTACAGTTTTACAACAACCTGATTGATGAGCTAGTAAAATATG GAATCAAACCTCATGTGTCACTATACCATCTTGACCATCCCCAAGCACTTGAAGATAAGTATTCAGGATGGTTGAGTCCCAAAATGGT GGATGATTTCACAGCATTTGCAGATGTATGCTTCAAGAATTTTGGTGATAGAGTTCCTCGATGGACGACTATTGTTGAACCTAATATAATGTCACTGGGTGCATATGACATGGGAACACTTCCACCAAATCGGTGCTCTTATCCATTTGGCATCAATTGCACAGTAGGAAATTCGACGACAGAGCCCTACATTGCGATTCACAATGTCCTATTAGCCCATGCATCGATCGTCAAATTATACAAAAGCAAATATCAAGTAAGTCATTTGCCTTCTTCACTTTGTATTATCCACTATTTTACCACGTCAACATTGATTTTATACATT CCATTTATACAGGTAGAGCAAAATGGGTGGATAGGCATCAATGTCTACACTTTCTGGTATTATCCATTCACAAACTCTTCTGCAGACATTGAGGCAACCCAAAGAATACTTGAGTTTTATGTTGGctg GATCCTAAATCCATTGGTGTTTGGAGACTATCCTGAGGTCATGAAGAAGTTCGTTGGCTCGCGACTCCCATCCTTCACCAAATCTCAGTCTGAACAGATAAAGGGCTTATTTGATTTCATTGGCGTGAATCACTATTCTTCAATATATGTCAAAGATAACATCAATGCTTCAGAGATGGGTCTTCGTGACTTTGTAATGGATTCCTTAGCCTTGGTGACAA GTTCAAGGAATGCGACACCTGGTCAG TATGACCCTATGGCACCTTCAACATTCGATCCTCGGGGGCTGCAATACATGTTGGAGTATCTCAGAGATGCCTATGGAAATCCTCCTCTTTTTGTTGAAGAAAATG GCTATGGCATAGGAAGGAGAGAGAGTGACGACCTTAATGACACCGATAGGATCAATTACCTAAATGGCTTCATCGGTAGCACGCTCGATGCTATCAG AAACGGAGCGAATGTGAAAGGTTACTTCGTTTGGTCGTTCATAGATGTCTTTGAGTTTTTGACTGGGTATCAATCTCGTTGCGGATTATACCATGTGGATTTTGACGATAAAAACCGGAAAAGAAAGCCGAAGCTCTCTGCTGGTTGGTACTCTAAGCTTCTTGAAAGAAAGGATGGCATGAAACTGAACAAAACTGCAATGGATACAGAATACCATGCTCGGTG tcctcttcctcctcctcctcctcctcaccttCGTGCTCTCCGGAGACTCGAGCGAGAGGAGATGAGGGAAGGGTTGCTAATCCTAGGAGTGGTCCTCCTGCTGTTTTTGTCTTCGTTAGCAGAGGGTTCGGGGCAGCTGACGGAGCCCAGCTTCAGCAGAGCTGACTTCCCTTCAGACTTCATCTTCGGAGCTGGGACGTCGTCTTATCAG GTGGAGGGAGCAGTATCTGAGGATGGAAGGAAACCAAGCATTTGGGATACCTTTACCCATGCAG GGCGAATGCTGGACAAGAGCACAGGAGATGTGGCTTCCGATGGCTACCACAAATACAAG GAAGATGTCAAGCTGATGGCTGAAACAGGACTGGACTCCTACAGATTCTCCATCTCTTGGTCCAGACTTATCCCAA ATGGTAGAGGAGCTGTTAATCCTAAAGGCTTACAGTTTTACAACAACTTGATTGATGAGCTAGTAAAATATG GAATCAAACCTCATGTATCACTATACCATCTTGACCATCCCCAAGCACTTGAAGATGAGTATTCAGGATGGTTGAGCCCCAAAATGGT GGATGATTTCACAGCATTTGCAGATGTTTGCTTCAAGAATTTTGGTGACAGAGTTCCTCGGTGGACGACTGTTGTCGAACCCAATATAATGTCACTGGGTGCATATGACGTGGGAATACTTCCACCAAATCGATGCTCTTATCCATTTGGCATCAATTGCACCATAGGAAATTCGACGACAGAGCCCTACATTGTGGTTCACAACGTCCTATTAGCCCATGCATCGATCGTCAAATTATACAAAAGCAAATATCAAGTAAGTCATTTGCCTTTTTCACTTTGTGTT CCACCATTTGACTATATCAACGTTGATTTTATACAGGCAGAGCAAAACGGGTTTATAGGCATCAACGTATACACTTTCTGGTATTATCCACTCACTAACTCTTCTGCAGACATTGAGGCAACCCAAAGAATGCTTGAGTTTTATGTTGGCTG GATCCTAAATCCGTTGGTGTTTGGAGACTATCCTGAGGTCATGAAGAAGATCGTCGGCTCGCGACTCCCATCCTTCACCAAATCTCAGTCTAAACAAATAAAGGGCTTATTTGATTTCATTGGCGTGAATCACTATTCTTCAGTATATGTCAAAGATAACATCAATGCTTCTGAGATGGGTCTTCGCGACTTTGCTATGGATTCCTTAGCCTTGATGATAA CTTCAAGGAATGAGACACCTGGCCAG TATGACCCTACGGCACCTTCATCATTCGATCCTCAGGGGCTGCAATACATGTTGGAGTATCTCAGAGATGCCTACGGAAATCCTCCTCTTTTTGTTGAAGAAAATG GCTATGGCATAGGAAGGAGAGAGAGCGGCCTTAATGACACCGATAGGATCAATTACCTGAATGGCTTCATCGGTAGCATGCTCGATGCTATCAG GAATGGAGCGAATGTGAAAGGTTACTTTGTTTGGTCGTTCATAGATGTCTTCGAGTTCTTGACTGGATATCAATCTCGTTTGGGATTGTACCAtgtggattttgacgatgaaaaccGAAAAAGAAAGCCGAAGCTATCTGCTGGTTGGTACTCTAAGCTTCTTGAAAGAAAGGATGGCATGAAACTGAACAAAACTGCAATGGATACAGAATACCATGCTCGGTGGTAA
- the LOC135581938 gene encoding chaperone protein dnaJ 49-like → MDGNKDEAARCVKIAKSALASGDKQRALKLIRIARRLDHSLPLDGLLVACEKLDGSDAVNRKEEVAADRVREEPSCSKAAETAGEGHDYTEDHVRLIRQIKMTKDYYAVLGVEKNCSVEDVRKAYRKLSLKVHPDKNKAPGAEEAFKSVCKAFKCLSDEQLRRNYDQIGVAEDSEYNLQNVNMRRRRRRRTTKNDFLDEDFDPDEIFRSFFFGTQGNAFRTQRAYRARGMGQHFREHNVQGGGGGFSFIALFQILPILLFFLFLYFPFPEPHYSLQKTRVYEIPKVTAKDGVQYFVKSADFEREFPLGSSSRETLEYNVFRDYRSILNRYCRIELQRRQWSRSYPTPYCDKLRNLQVA, encoded by the coding sequence ATGGATGGCAACAAGGATGAAGCTGCAAGATGCGTCAAGATAGCTAAGTCCGCTTTAGCATCCGGAGATAAGCAGCGGGCTCTAAAACTCATCAGAATCGCGCGAAGATTGGATCATTCTCTTCCTCTGGATGGTTTGCTTGTTGCTTGCGAGAAGTTAGATGGTTCCGATGCTGTGAACCGCAAGGAAGAGGTAGCAGCAGATCGAGTTCGCGAAGAGCCATCGTGCTCCAAGGCGGCGGAGACTGCAGGCGAAGGACATGACTACACGGAAGATCATGTTAGGCTGATTCGTCAGATCAAAATGACCAAGGATTACTATGCCGTTCTCGGGGTCGAGAAGAATTGCTCGGTCGAGGATGTCAGGAAGGCTTATAGGAAGTTGTCGCTTAAGGTGCATCCTGACAAGAACAAGGCACCGGGAGCGGAGGAGGCCTTCAAGTCCGTTTGCAAGGCGTTCAAGTGTCTGAGTGATGAGCAATTAAGGCGAAATTATGATCAGATTGGTGTGGCCGAAGATTCCGAGTACAACCTGCAAAACGTTAACATGAGGaggcgaaggaggaggagaaccacAAAGAATGACTTCTTGGATGAGGATTTCGACCCGGATGAAATCTTTAGGTCTTTCTTCTTTGGTACTCAAGGCAATGCGTTTCGCACCCAACGAGCTTACAGGGCAAGAGGAATGGGCCAGCATTTCAGGGAACATAATGTtcaaggaggaggtggagggtTTAGTTTCATAGCCTTGTTTCAGATATTGCCAATCTTGCTTTTTTTCCTGTTTTTGTATTTCCCTTTCCCGGAGCCACATTATTCTTTGCAGAAGACTCGTGTATACGAGATTCCTAAGGTTACTGCAAAAGATGGAGTACAGTACTTTGTTAAGTCAGCAGATTTTGAACGAGAGTTTCCTCTAggaagttcttcaagagagactcTTGAATACAATGTTTTTAGAGACTATAGAAGCATACTCAACCGATATTGTCGTATTGAACTGCAAAGACGTCAGTGGTCCAGGAGTTATCCCACACCATACTGTGATAAACTTCGGAATCTTCAAGTTGCTTGA
- the LOC135627796 gene encoding phytochrome A-associated F-box protein-like → MTLPSSSASSTAATPTTDSGGASSPFALLSDDIVLNILAKLEVDPRDWARLACVSARLSYLVRNVCYRSRCSRSLPSDLLPSAAWPSLHKISVCCPGLLRAGILLEHSDFGLERDIGPHIFVPPLSSSSSSSSSSTSSDPPNPLPLIPSEAADSCWSLFDDLYFDTVYDHSESQDATLTPIDPSPGEPPVRVGSVAPKKRKKQRVGPVGSHLASGPWSLSREQGNKLLASRFRGDCLYICDWPGCIHAEEKRKYMLFRGVFKNFKRSRVWKTISDSNRGKIALDCAFCACRETWDLHSAFCLRRVFGFHDDGEPVVRAYVCENGHVSGAWTERPLYA, encoded by the coding sequence ATGACGTTACCCTCCTCGTCCGCCTCCTCCACCGCGGCCACCCCAACCACCGACTCAGGCGGAGCCTCTTCCCCTTTCGCGCTCCTCTCCGACGACATCGTCCTCAACATCCTCGCCAAGCTCGAGGTCGATCCCCGCGACTGGGCCCGCCTCGCCTGCGTCTCTGCCCGCCTCTCCTACCTCGTTCGCAACGTCTGCTACCGCTCCCGCTGCTCCCGTTCTCTCCCCTCCGATCTCCTCCCCTCCGCCGCTTGGCCGTCCCTGCACAAGATCTCCGTCTGCTGTCCCGGTCTCCTCCGCGCCGGCATCCTCCTCGAGCACTCTGACTTCGGCCTCGAGCGTGACATCGGACCCCATATCTTCGTcccccccctctcctcctcatcctcctcctcctcgtcttccacCTCCAGCGATCCCCCAAACCCCCTCCCTCTGATCCCTTCCGAGGCCGCCGATTCTTGTTGGTCCCTCTTTGATGACCTCTACTTCGACACCGTCTACGATCATTCCGAGTCCCAAGATGCCACCTTGACGCCGATCGATCCGTCTCCGGGTGAACCTCCCGTCAGAGTCGGCTCGGTTGCTcccaagaagaggaagaagcagaGGGTTGGGCCGGTAGGCTCCCATTTGGCTTCTGGGCCTTGGTCTCTTAGCCGTGAGCAGGGGAACAAGCTGCTCGCCAGCCGTTTTAGGGGTGATTGTCTCTACATATGTGACTGGCCTGGATGCATTCACGCGGAGGAGAAGCGGAAATACATGCTATTTAGAGGGGTTTTCAAGAACTTTAAGCGATCAAGAGTGTGGAAGACGATAAGCGACTCGAACAGGGGCAAGATTGCGTTGGACTGTGCATTCTGTGCTTGCAGGGAGACCTGGGATCTTCACTCCGCATTTTGCTTGAGGAGGGTCTTTGGGTTTCATGATGACGGGGAGCCAGTTGTCCGGGCATATGTTTGCGAGAATGGGCATGTCTCAGGGGCATGGACTGAGAGGCCATTGTATGCTTAA